CGCTGATGGTGATTGCTGAAGAGGTTGAGGGCGAGGCGCTGGCCACATTGGTCGTCAATAAGCTGCGCGGGACCCTGAACTGTGTGGCGGTCAAGGCTCCTGGCTTTGGCGACCGGCGCAAGGAGATGCTGAAGGACGTCGCGGTCCTGACCGGCGGCGAGGTGATTTCCGAGGAGCTGGGGATCAAGCTGGAGAACATCCGGCTGGACGACCTGGGCAAGGCGAAGAAGGTGGTGATCGACAAAGAGAACACCACCATTATCGAAGGGGCCGGCTCTCAGAAGGAGATCGAGGGCCGCATCAAGCAGATTCGGACCCAGGTCGAGGAGTCGACCTCGGACTACGACAAGGAGAAGCTGCAGGAGCGACTGGCCAAGCTCGCCGGCGGCGTGGCGGTCGTCAAGGTCGGAGCAGCCACCGAGATTGCCATGAAGGAAAAAAAGGCTCGCGTTGAGGATGCGCTGAACGCGACCCGTGCTGCTGTCGAAGAGGGGATCGTTCCGGGCGGCGGCGTAGCCCTCCTTCGGGCGTCGAGAGTGATCGAAAAGCTGAAGCTCGAAGGCGACGAGAAGGTCGGCGGCGATATCGTTCGGCGTGCGCTGGAGGAGCCGATCCGCCAGATCGCAGAGAATGCGGGAGTCGAGGGCTCCATTGTTGTTCAGAAGGTCCGAGAGAACAACGGGTCGTACGGCTTCAATGCTGAGACGGAGACGTATGAAGATATGATGACGGCCGGGATCATCGACCCAACCAAGGTGGCTCGTATTGCGCTGCAGAATGCGTCGAGCATCGCGTCGCTGATGATCACCACTGAGGCGCTGGTGACGGATATTCCTGAGAAGGAGAAGATGCCGCCGATGCCGCCAGGGGGTGGCCACGGAATGGGTGATATGTATTAAGAAGACAGCGATCAACTGCTGGCTGTCAGCTTGATGCTGCTCTTAAAAATGAAAGCCCCCAGGGGGAATCCCCCTGGGGGCTTTTTGTTTACTTCGTTCCTGATCTGATTGTCATTCCGGGCTTGACCCGGATTCCAGTCTTTCTGTTTGCCGAACTAGCCCTTCGTTGTTTCCTGATGTGGTCCGGGCATGGTCTTCTCATCAACGAGGGTAATCTTCCATGCGCCATCGACCTCATCTACGAAGAGGGCGGTCGTCTTGTAAACGGGTTCACCCTCTTTTTTCTTAATAGTGATCTGATACAAGGCGTATGAATGCTTTCCGTCTCTGCTCTGTTCCTTCAAGATATACGAGATCTCATCCCCTGCAGTCTCTCCAGGAGCCTGGATCTTCTCAGCCGTCTCGGGTGTAGCTAATGCCTTCGCTTCCTCGACGTTCCCTTTGTGATAGTACAGATCCATGAACTGCTCTGCTATAGCAATGGGATTCCCTTTTGCTTCCCCCCCCTCTCCTCCGCAGCCGGCAAGGAAAAGTACGGTTAAAACGAGCGTTCCTGTCACAACGTTTCTCAGCTTCACTGTTACCTCCGTAAAAAAGTTTAAGGGTTAAGCAGACTCCTGTTCCAAGCAACGCTTCCCGGATAGCAGGCCATCGAAAGGGTGGGACCACAACAGACAGACTTTTAAAACTGCCCCTCGGCAAGGTCTTCCGAACTGTCAGACGCCGTTGCCGCTGGGCAACCGAATTGCTTCGGTCACCGTCCGATCCGTTACTATCACACGCTACATCTGGCCGCCCTAGAAAAAGCTTATTCTTTTTATCACAGCGGATTTACCTTGTCAATCCCCATTATGAGAGGCATAATAACCACAATAATGTACACGTCTGTAAAACACAACCGACTGACCGCCGCACCCCCTGCGGGACAACTTGCTGAGGCTGTCTTGTCCGGTAGCCGCATATGACAACCTTTGATTCCTTGTCGTTGCCTGAAGCGATCCG
The sequence above is drawn from the Candidatus Methylomirabilis tolerans genome and encodes:
- the groL gene encoding chaperonin GroEL (60 kDa chaperone family; promotes refolding of misfolded polypeptides especially under stressful conditions; forms two stacked rings of heptamers to form a barrel-shaped 14mer; ends can be capped by GroES; misfolded proteins enter the barrel where they are refolded when GroES binds), producing the protein MSAKQLLFDEEARRKIQKGVDVLAAAVKVTLGPKGRNVVIDKKFGAPNITKDGVTVAKEIELEDHFENMGAQMVKEVASKTSDVAGDGTTTATVLAQSIFREGIRNVTAGANPMALKRGIEKAVEGIVEELKKISKPTRGKKEISQVATISANNDKAIGDLIADAMEKVGKDGVITVEEAKSMETTLEVVEGMQFDRGYTSPYFVTDPERMEVVLENPLILIHEKKISNLKDLLPILEQIAKMGKPLMVIAEEVEGEALATLVVNKLRGTLNCVAVKAPGFGDRRKEMLKDVAVLTGGEVISEELGIKLENIRLDDLGKAKKVVIDKENTTIIEGAGSQKEIEGRIKQIRTQVEESTSDYDKEKLQERLAKLAGGVAVVKVGAATEIAMKEKKARVEDALNATRAAVEEGIVPGGGVALLRASRVIEKLKLEGDEKVGGDIVRRALEEPIRQIAENAGVEGSIVVQKVRENNGSYGFNAETETYEDMMTAGIIDPTKVARIALQNASSIASLMITTEALVTDIPEKEKMPPMPPGGGHGMGDMY